The Capsicum annuum cultivar UCD-10X-F1 chromosome 1, UCD10Xv1.1, whole genome shotgun sequence sequence aaaatagtagtgtttggtcataaaaattatttcactttagtgaaaattatttttgaaaaaatgaaaacaaataaaaatttgttttcaCTTTCTTACTACTATTTCtctcataaattttttaaaacaaatctAATTTAAATTTATGGTCAGATACAATGCTAActctaacttcaaaaaattattatttccatAACCACTTTAAAAAGTCCGGAGCAACATAAATTTTAACCGTATTAATCTTCCCCAATTCCATTTCCAGTGGTGAACTTATATTACTCTCATACTCTGTATATATGGTTGTTGATTGGCAGCCCCCAATTCCAAGTCAACCAATAATAAAACGCCACATAGATAACACCAAAGTTGAAATAGTCGGCTTTTGAAAGTTTTAAGTTTTTCTCCCTATAAACCTACGACAATTCCATAAACGCATAATACACAAGACAAATAAACCATATACATCTTAGAAAAATTCTCTTTAATCGCATAAATCGATCATCGGAGATGTCGAAATACGATGAACCGGCGGTCGGGATCCCATACAATCCGGCGTACTCTCAGGCTCCGATGCCCCAACAACAAATCCCTTACAATCCGGCGTACCAGGCTCCGATGATGCCGCAACAGCAATACTatgttggtgaaaacccttatcaAGCAGGAATGGTTCCACCAAATGCAATATATGGAGATCCTAAAGGAATTCCGATACAACAAACTATTTACAGAGATACACCTGCTCCGTTCAATTGCCTTCATTGCGGTACTACTGGCCTCACCAACATCAAGTAATTCTTCTCTTCCCTTCTGCCTTTTAACCTGTTCAATTATTTTTGGGGATAATTGCAATTTGCAGCTTTCTCGTACAGAGGGTTTAGAAGAAATAACTTTTTGTATTCTGACAAAGTGGGGGTCTAGGGCGGGTAGGCTAGGGTATTCACAGTCCTGCTGAACAGTACTGTCTGAAAAAAGATAAAAGGAAAGTGCTAAATGACCACAattttttggcccaaatttggccACAATTGTGAGAGACTTACATAACCTTTCTCAAATACTAATAGGTAGTGTAACAAAATAACAGTGGCAGAatagtacaacaacaataatactaCAATTGAACTACACGAAACAATAGAGATCAGCAACAATTGAAGGACAAGCACTAGGACTGGATAGTAGAAGGACACgggatatattgttgttgttgcagcAATTTGCAACTTTTGTTCTCTGTTAtctgtgaatttttattttaatcctCTTTTGGTATATGTGAGTTTCAGAAGTGAATTTGCACATTGGGATGCTTAAAACTGATATCCGAAAGACCAATACTATATTTTGATTGTAACAAAGGGAGTAAAAGTgcaaattttcttttgtttgtctttAATTTGTGTGCAACTTAATTGCTATATTTATGGTATGATCGTTTGGTGATGACTTCACAGTTCACACTGAAAAGTCATTCACCTTACCTTTATTAATGTAGTTATCAATAATTCAAATGGAGTGGAATGGAT is a genomic window containing:
- the LOC107876225 gene encoding GSH-induced LITAF domain protein isoform X1, which gives rise to MSKYDEPAVGIPYNPAYSQAPMPQQQIPYNPAYQAPMMPQQQYYVGENPYQAGMVPPNAIYGDPKGIPIQQTIYRDTPAPFNCLHCGTTGLTNIKSKISPAAFVGCMMPFMLGVCFLCPSMDCLWHKYHYCPSCNQKVADFEKSDFCLVMDPPNWEEKSFALPA
- the LOC107876225 gene encoding uncharacterized protein LOC107876225 isoform X2 — encoded protein: MSKYDEPAVGIPYNPAYSQAPMPQQQIPYNPAYQAPMMPQQQYYVGENPYQAGMVPPNAIYGDPKGIPIQQTIYRDTPAPFNCLHCGTTGLTNINFCFFVLDPSAITVLIPPSLIRGNRCDTLVLPQGPIFIPL